The Pedosphaera parvula Ellin514 genome has a segment encoding these proteins:
- a CDS encoding ribonuclease E inhibitor RraB gives MTVRSAIINIVMIVGLLSSLVGCTKKLDPDETVIIQLRKAGSDLSKPHTIDFYLYFPSESAAEEAATRMRLTGYTVEVKRAAKGDHWLCLGTKQVIPELSTIQAITRDLDGLAKSLHGDYDGWEAKVEK, from the coding sequence ATGACTGTCCGTTCCGCTATCATCAACATCGTAATGATTGTGGGATTGCTCAGTTCCTTGGTTGGCTGCACGAAAAAGCTCGACCCCGACGAGACTGTTATCATCCAGCTTCGGAAGGCGGGCTCGGATCTTTCCAAGCCGCACACCATTGATTTCTACCTCTATTTTCCCAGCGAGTCTGCGGCGGAAGAGGCCGCGACGCGCATGAGACTGACCGGCTACACGGTTGAGGTCAAGCGAGCAGCCAAGGGTGATCATTGGCTTTGCTTGGGGACGAAGCAGGTGATTCCTGAGCTGTCCACGATTCAGGCGATTACGCGCGATCTCGACGGCCTGGCCAAGTCTTTGCATGGTGATTACGATGGATGGGAAGCGAAGGTTGAGAAGTGA